CGGGATTCTCCTTCAGCTTCACGGAGATACCCGGCAAAAGCATCGTCCGAAACCCTTTTATTAGCCGCTCCTTCAACTTCCGGGCTCTCCATAACCCGGCTTTTTATTTCATCAACTTTCATATTTTCCCTCCATCCAAAAGTGTGCAATAGACTTAAATGCAATCATCTTGCCATTCCGGAAGGTAGCTCGATACGAGCAGTCGTAAATCCGTCTTTGCCGAAAAGCTTAATATTGCAACCGTCGGCCTTCAAAATTTCTTTAACACAGTACAATCCCATTCCGGGAAAGCCGTAACCTACCGTCTGCCTTATCCCTTCAGGCCAGGCGCTGACACCCGGCTCGAATAGGTCCTCAGGAGCAATGTCTTCAGGAAGACCACAACCTGTATCGGTCACTTCCAGGCATGTTATTTCATTCTCGGCATAGGCCTTTATTATCAAATTTCTACTTTCAACGACCTGAAGAGCGGTTAAGCTGTTTCGAAGTAACTCGCAAATTGCAGGAACGGTAAAAGCTCCGTTAATTTGAACAGTCCCGACAGCAG
This Thermodesulforhabdus norvegica DNA region includes the following protein-coding sequences:
- a CDS encoding ATP-binding protein; the encoded protein is MIDPHALMKRYFQAFLGHLVPGFIHNINSPLQVLGFALEFVEQDLKEQSETEKVMERIDTAKNQARALSEMVKDMRTLERMGTAEEPVIVGDALRILERVLMCDLFCKHNVRLEVQIDPAVGTVQINGAFTVPAICELLRNSLTALQVVESRNLIIKAYAENEITCLEVTDTGCGLPEDIAPEDLFEPGVSAWPEGIRQTVGYGFPGMGLYCVKEILKADGCNIKLFGKDGFTTARIELPSGMAR